One segment of Neoarius graeffei isolate fNeoGra1 chromosome 20, fNeoGra1.pri, whole genome shotgun sequence DNA contains the following:
- the nkx3-2 gene encoding homeobox protein Nkx-3.2 produces MAVRSSSLMPFSIQAILNRKGEEEEEEEEEKDEEGRRRLKELDMCFSKSACWKIFGGTHEEEEEEEDEEDEDAREDRDRGKRERGKEMERARVAASHHKSYDSDSGLSEDHHHDHHHRLHDERETKSISRREARDGCDSRALDESFQDETDRESTAAEHARELSDCELLASVSDCNNAEEKVSEQPGGKQRKKRSRAAFSHAQVFELERRFSHQRYLSGPERADLAASLKLTETQVKIWFQNRRYKTKRRQMAASSAASAAAAAAADLLLPAAKRVAVKVLVRDDRRQYSPGELLLLRPPPLLALQPPSSSSSSSSSPSSYCYYYHPHAYCAPAWTLSACTGNQ; encoded by the exons ATGGCTGTGCGGAGCAGCTCGTTGATGCCTTTCTCCATTCAGGCCATTTTAAACAGAAAAggggaggaagaagaggaagaagaagaagaaaaagacgaAGAAGGAAGGCGCCGTCTGAAAGAGCTGGACATGTGTTTTTCGAAAAGCGCGTGCTGGAAAATATTCGGAGGAACGcacgaggaggaagaggaggaggaggacgaggAGGACGAGGACGCCCGTGAGGACCGGGACAGGGGGAAGAGGGAGAGGGGAAAAGAAATGGAGAGAGCGCGCGTGGCGGCGAGCCACCACAAGAGTTACGACTCCGACTCTGGGCTCAGCGAGGACCACCATCACGACCACCACCACCGTCTCCACGACGAGCGCGAGACGAAAAGCATCTCAAGGCGCGAGGCGCGGGACGGCTGTGACTCGCGCGCCCTGGACGAAAGCTTTCAGGACGAGACAGACCGAGAGTCCACGGCTGCCGAGCACGCGCGAGAACTGAGCGACTGCGAGCTCTTAGCCAGCGTGTCCG ACTGTAATAACGCGGAGGAGAAGGTCTCGGAGCAGCCCGGAGGAAAGCAGCGGAAGAAACGCTCTCGCGCAGCTTTCTCTCACGCGCAGGTGTTCGAGCTCGAGCGCCGCTTCAGCCACCAGCGCTACCTGAGCGGACCGGAGCGCGCGGACCTGGCGGCGTCGCTGAAGCTCACGGAGACGCAGGTGAAGATCTGGTTCCAGAACCGCCGCTACAAGACCAAGAGGCGCCAGATGGCCGCGAGCAGCGCCGCGTccgccgccgccgccgccgcTGCCGACCTCCTCCTGCCCGCCGCCAAGCGCGTGGCCGTGAAAGTGCTCGTGCGCGACGACCGCAGGCAGTACTCTCCCGGGGAGCTGCTGCTCCTGCGCCCTCCGCCGCTCCTCgcgctccagccgccatcttcttcctcatcttcctcttcctctccttCATCATACTGTTACTACTATCACCCGCACGCGTACTGTGCACCCGCCTGGACCCTGTCCGCGTGCACTGGGAACCAGtga